A part of Eschrichtius robustus isolate mEscRob2 chromosome 20, mEscRob2.pri, whole genome shotgun sequence genomic DNA contains:
- the PLEKHM1 gene encoding pleckstrin homology domain-containing family M member 1 isoform X2 translates to MLSAVENGLDPRAAIPVIKKKLVGSVKALQKQYVSLDTAVTSEDGDANSMCSALEAVFIHGLHTKHIRAEAGGKRKKSAHQKPLPQPVFWPLLKAVTHKHIISELEHLIFVSTDVGRCRAWLRLALNDGLMECYLKLLLQEQARLCEYYQPTALLRDAEEGEFLLSFLQGLTSLSFELSYKSAILNEWTLTPLALSGLCPLSELDPLTTSGAELQRKESLDSISHSSGSEDIEVQHSGHKIRRNRGLTASSLSLDTASSSQLSCSLNSDSCLLQENGSKSPDRSEEPMSCDSDLGTANADDSDLSLQEVLSEFSKAQVDSVPTNRLSQETEVPTLQALLALRGLDTSTPLHFEVPAEPRPTQASPGTRDGDHKQEPLSQAPGPLGWPQPASAQAVPSGSTSGQQPPSLVREATRAVGQGSGQKKPPEEDGPWLSLVVPSPTSPKSTSWISEDDFYRPPQEQPAESPSHASVASPRGTPEPRPGLLSQGPRRSCSMEALDKACVPSPGSRRSKATPTLEHKNFRVVHRRQMGLSNPFRGLLKLGTVERRGAMGIWKELFCELSPLELRLYLSGEEHTCVENCSLLRCESVGPAHSDGRFELVFSGKKLTLRSSSRDEAEDWLDRVREALQKCRRPQQEEEWVTIQYPDQPEDPPEAPQGGRPSHSDLLSEPETRQGPQFDWSSSQVPEPDAIKESLLYLYTDRTWMPYIFSLSLESLKCFRVRNNEKMLSDSHGVETIRDILPDTSLGGPSFFKIITAKAILKLQAGNAEEAALWRDLVRKVLTSYLETAEEAVTLGGSLDENCQEVLKFATRENGFLLQYLVAIPTEKGLDSQGCFCAGCSRQIGFSFVRPKLCAFSGLYYCDICHQDDASVIPARIIHNWDLTKRPVCRQALKFLTQIRAQPLINLQLVNASLYEHVEPMHLIGRSREQLKLLGDYLGLCRSGALKELSKRLNHRNYLLESPHKYSVADLQQIADGVYEGFLKSLIEFASQHVYHCDLCTQRGFICQICHHHDIIFPFEFDTTVSYCSLSEASKWKNSSTKPPFQPMWEWKTELVGAFIHFQCGECKTVFHQSCQAVMKKGCPRCARRRKYQEQSTLA, encoded by the exons GTCATCAAGAAGAAGCTAGTGGGCTCCGTGAAGGCACTGCAGAAGCAGTACGTGTCCTTGGACACAGCGGTCACAAGCGAAGACGGAGATGCCAACAGCATGTGCAGCGCCCTGGAAGCCGTCTTCATCCATGGCCTGCACACCAAGCACATCCGAGCCGAGGccggagggaaaaggaagaaaagtgccCACCAGAAGCCTCTGCCTCAGCCCGTCTTCTGGCCCCTCCTGAAAGCTGTCACCCACAA ACACATCATCTCGGAATTGGAGCACCTGATCTTCGTGAGCACGGACGTGGGCCGCTGCCGGGCCTGGCTGCGGCTGGCCCTCAATGACGGCCTGATGGAGTGCTACCTGAAGCTGCTGCTGCAGGAGCAGGCCCGCCTGTGCGAGTACTACCAGCCCACGGCCCTGCTCCGGGACGCCGAGGAGGGCGAGTTCCTCCTGAGCTTCCTGCAGGGCCTGACGTCCCTGTCCTTTGAGCTCTCCTACAAGTCTGCCATCCTAAACGAGTGGACGCTCACCCCGCTGGCCCTCTCCGGGCTCTGCCCGCTCTCGGAGCTCGACCCCCTCACTACCTCTGGAGCGGAACTACAGCGGAAGGAGTCTCTGGATTCCATCTCCCATTCGTCAGGCTCGGAGGACATCGAGGTCCAGCACTCGGGCCATAAGATCCGACGGAACAGGGGGCTCACGGCCTCCTCCCTCAGTCTGGACACGGCTAGTTCGTCCCAGCTCTCTTGCAGCCTCAACTCTGACAGCTGCCTGCTCCAAGAGAATGGCTCCAAGAGTCCAGACCGTTCCGAGGAGCCCATGTCCTGCGACTCAGACCTGGGGACGGCAAATGCTGACGATTCAGACCTGTCTCTGCAAGA GGTGTTGTCGGAATTCAGCAAAGCCCAGGTAGACTCTGTGCCAACCAACAGACTGAGCCAAGAAACGGAGGTTCCCACACTGCAGGCCTTGCTCGCCCTCCGCGGCCTGGACACCAGCACACCCCTGCACTTTGAGGTACCTGCAGAGCCCCGCCCCACCCAAGCATCCCCTGGGACTCGAGATGGGGACCACAAGCAGGAGCCGCTTTCCCAGGCACCTGGCCCCCTGGGCTGGCCACAGCCGGCCAGTGCCCAAGCAGTCCCTTCGGGGAGCACTTCAGGCCAGCAGCCTCCTAGTCTTGTGAGGGAGGCGACCAGAGCAGTCGGCCAAGGAAGTGGCCAGAAGAAGCCTCCGGAGGAGGATGGACCTTGGCTGAGCCTTGTGGTTCCCTCACCCACCAGTCCG AAAAGCACGAGCTGGATCTCAGAAGATGACTTCTACCGGCCTCCCCAGGAACAGCCCGCGGAGAGTCCTTCCCATGCTTCCGTGGCTTCTCCCAGAGGGACTCCAGAGCCAAGGCCTGGCCTCCTCTCGCAAGGACCAAGAAGAAGCTGTTCCATGGAGGCCTTAGACAAAGCTTGCGTGCCTTCCCCAGGAAGCAGGAGAAGCAAGGCCACCCCGACGCTGGAGCATAAGAACTTCAGGGTGGTGCATCGCAGGCAGATGG GGCTGTCTAACCCATTCCGGGGGCTCCTGAAGCTGGGCACGGTGGAGCGGCGGGGGGCCATGGGCATCTGGAAGGAACTCTTCTGCGAGCTCTCCCCGCTGGAGCTGCGCCTCTACCTGAGCGGCGAGGAGCACACCTGCGTGGAGAACTGCTCACTGCTGCGCTGTGAGTCCGTGGGGCCGGCCCACAGCGACGGCCGCTTCGAGCTGGTCTTCTCGGGCAAGAAGCTGACCCTGCGCTCCTCGTCCCGGGATGAAGCCGAGGACTGGCTGGACCGTGTGCGCGAGGCGCTGCAGAAGTGCCGGCGGCCCCAGCAGGAGGAGGAGTGGGTGACCATCCAGTACCCAGACCAGCCCGAGGACCCTCCAGAGGCCCCCCAGGGTGGCCGCCCCTCCCACTCAGACCTGCTCTCGGAGCCTGAAACCCGGCAGGGCCCGCAGTTTGACTGGTCTTCTTCCCAGGTTCCCGAGCCCGATGCTATTAAAGAATCCCTTCTGTACCTGTACACAGACCGGACCTGGATGCCCTATATCTTCTCCCTGTCCTTGGAGTCTCTGAAGTGCTTCCGCGTGAGAAACAATGAGAAGATGTTAAGTGACAGCCATGGAGTCGAGACCATCCGAGATATCCTGCCGGACACGAGCCTTGGGGGCCCATCCTTCTTCAAAATCATCACGGCCAAGGCCATCCTGAAGCTGCAGGCCGGGAACGCTGAGGAGGCCGCCCTGTGGAGGGACCTGGTGCGCAAGGTCCTGACGTCCTACCTAGAGACGGCTGAGGAGGCAGTGACACTCGGTGGGAGTCTGGATGAAAACTGTCAGGAGGTGCTGAAGTTCGCCACGCGGGAGAACGGCTTCCTGCTGCAGTACCTGGTGGCCATCCCCACGGAGAAAGGCCTCGACTCCCAGGGCTGCTTCTGTGCAG GCTGCTCCCGGCAGATCGGCTTCTCGTTTGTACGGCCCAAGCTCTGTGCCTTCTCTGGCCTCTATTACTGTGACATCTGCCATCAAGACGATGCCTCAGTGATCCCGGCCAGGATCATCCACAACTGGGACCTCACCAAGCGCCCG GTCTGCAGGCAGGCCCTGAAGTTCCTGACGCAGATCCGGGCCCAGCCCCTCATCAACCTGCAGCTGGTGAACGCGTCTCTGTACGAGCACGTGGAGCCGATGCACCTCATCGGTAGGAGCCGGGAGCAGCTGAAGCTCCTGGGGGATTACCTGGGCCTGTGCCGAAGCGGAGCCCTGAAGGAGTTGAGCAAGAG GCTCAACCACAGGAATTATCTCTTGGAGTCTCCTCACAAGTACAGTGTCGCGGACCTCCAGCAG ATCGCGGACGGGGTGTATGAAGGATTCCTCAAGTCCCTCATCGAATTTGCCTCCCAGCACGTCTACCACTGCGACCTGTGCACCCAGCGCGGCTTTATCTGCCAGATCTGCCACCACCATGACATCATCTTCCCCTTTGAGTTTGACACCACAGTCAG TTATTGCTCATTATCAGAGGCCTCTAAATGGAAAAATTCATCCACCAAACCTCCATTCCAACCCATGTGGGAGTGGAAAACTGAACTGGTGggagcattcattcattttca GTGTGGCGAATGCAAGACCGTCTTCCACCAGAGCTGTCAGGCCGTGATGAAGAAGGGCTGCCCCCGCTGTGCCCGCCGGCGCAAGTACCAGGAACAGAGCACTCTCGCCTAA
- the PLEKHM1 gene encoding pleckstrin homology domain-containing family M member 1 isoform X1 → MLSAVENGLDPRAAIPVIKKKLVGSVKALQKQYVSLDTAVTSEDGDANSMCSALEAVFIHGLHTKHIRAEAGGKRKKSAHQKPLPQPVFWPLLKAVTHKHIISELEHLIFVSTDVGRCRAWLRLALNDGLMECYLKLLLQEQARLCEYYQPTALLRDAEEGEFLLSFLQGLTSLSFELSYKSAILNEWTLTPLALSGLCPLSELDPLTTSGAELQRKESLDSISHSSGSEDIEVQHSGHKIRRNRGLTASSLSLDTASSSQLSCSLNSDSCLLQENGSKSPDRSEEPMSCDSDLGTANADDSDLSLQEVLSEFSKAQVDSVPTNRLSQETEVPTLQALLALRGLDTSTPLHFEVPAEPRPTQASPGTRDGDHKQEPLSQAPGPLGWPQPASAQAVPSGSTSGQQPPSLVREATRAVGQGSGQKKPPEEDGPWLSLVVPSPTSPKSTSWISEDDFYRPPQEQPAESPSHASVASPRGTPEPRPGLLSQGPRRSCSMEALDKACVPSPGSRRSKATPTLEHKNFRVVHRRQMGLSNPFRGLLKLGTVERRGAMGIWKELFCELSPLELRLYLSGEEHTCVENCSLLRCESVGPAHSDGRFELVFSGKKLTLRSSSRDEAEDWLDRVREALQKCRRPQQEEEWVTIQYPDQPEDPPEAPQGGRPSHSDLLSEPETRQGPQFDWSSSQVPEPDAIKESLLYLYTDRTWMPYIFSLSLESLKCFRVRNNEKMLSDSHGVETIRDILPDTSLGGPSFFKIITAKAILKLQAGNAEEAALWRDLVRKVLTSYLETAEEAVTLGGSLDENCQEVLKFATRENGFLLQYLVAIPTEKGLDSQGCFCAGCSRQIGFSFVRPKLCAFSGLYYCDICHQDDASVIPARIIHNWDLTKRPVCRQALKFLTQIRAQPLINLQLVNASLYEHVEPMHLIGRSREQLKLLGDYLGLCRSGALKELSKRLNHRNYLLESPHKYSVADLQQIADGVYEGFLKSLIEFASQHVYHCDLCTQRGFICQICHHHDIIFPFEFDTTVRCGECKTVFHQSCQAVMKKGCPRCARRRKYQEQSTLA, encoded by the exons GTCATCAAGAAGAAGCTAGTGGGCTCCGTGAAGGCACTGCAGAAGCAGTACGTGTCCTTGGACACAGCGGTCACAAGCGAAGACGGAGATGCCAACAGCATGTGCAGCGCCCTGGAAGCCGTCTTCATCCATGGCCTGCACACCAAGCACATCCGAGCCGAGGccggagggaaaaggaagaaaagtgccCACCAGAAGCCTCTGCCTCAGCCCGTCTTCTGGCCCCTCCTGAAAGCTGTCACCCACAA ACACATCATCTCGGAATTGGAGCACCTGATCTTCGTGAGCACGGACGTGGGCCGCTGCCGGGCCTGGCTGCGGCTGGCCCTCAATGACGGCCTGATGGAGTGCTACCTGAAGCTGCTGCTGCAGGAGCAGGCCCGCCTGTGCGAGTACTACCAGCCCACGGCCCTGCTCCGGGACGCCGAGGAGGGCGAGTTCCTCCTGAGCTTCCTGCAGGGCCTGACGTCCCTGTCCTTTGAGCTCTCCTACAAGTCTGCCATCCTAAACGAGTGGACGCTCACCCCGCTGGCCCTCTCCGGGCTCTGCCCGCTCTCGGAGCTCGACCCCCTCACTACCTCTGGAGCGGAACTACAGCGGAAGGAGTCTCTGGATTCCATCTCCCATTCGTCAGGCTCGGAGGACATCGAGGTCCAGCACTCGGGCCATAAGATCCGACGGAACAGGGGGCTCACGGCCTCCTCCCTCAGTCTGGACACGGCTAGTTCGTCCCAGCTCTCTTGCAGCCTCAACTCTGACAGCTGCCTGCTCCAAGAGAATGGCTCCAAGAGTCCAGACCGTTCCGAGGAGCCCATGTCCTGCGACTCAGACCTGGGGACGGCAAATGCTGACGATTCAGACCTGTCTCTGCAAGA GGTGTTGTCGGAATTCAGCAAAGCCCAGGTAGACTCTGTGCCAACCAACAGACTGAGCCAAGAAACGGAGGTTCCCACACTGCAGGCCTTGCTCGCCCTCCGCGGCCTGGACACCAGCACACCCCTGCACTTTGAGGTACCTGCAGAGCCCCGCCCCACCCAAGCATCCCCTGGGACTCGAGATGGGGACCACAAGCAGGAGCCGCTTTCCCAGGCACCTGGCCCCCTGGGCTGGCCACAGCCGGCCAGTGCCCAAGCAGTCCCTTCGGGGAGCACTTCAGGCCAGCAGCCTCCTAGTCTTGTGAGGGAGGCGACCAGAGCAGTCGGCCAAGGAAGTGGCCAGAAGAAGCCTCCGGAGGAGGATGGACCTTGGCTGAGCCTTGTGGTTCCCTCACCCACCAGTCCG AAAAGCACGAGCTGGATCTCAGAAGATGACTTCTACCGGCCTCCCCAGGAACAGCCCGCGGAGAGTCCTTCCCATGCTTCCGTGGCTTCTCCCAGAGGGACTCCAGAGCCAAGGCCTGGCCTCCTCTCGCAAGGACCAAGAAGAAGCTGTTCCATGGAGGCCTTAGACAAAGCTTGCGTGCCTTCCCCAGGAAGCAGGAGAAGCAAGGCCACCCCGACGCTGGAGCATAAGAACTTCAGGGTGGTGCATCGCAGGCAGATGG GGCTGTCTAACCCATTCCGGGGGCTCCTGAAGCTGGGCACGGTGGAGCGGCGGGGGGCCATGGGCATCTGGAAGGAACTCTTCTGCGAGCTCTCCCCGCTGGAGCTGCGCCTCTACCTGAGCGGCGAGGAGCACACCTGCGTGGAGAACTGCTCACTGCTGCGCTGTGAGTCCGTGGGGCCGGCCCACAGCGACGGCCGCTTCGAGCTGGTCTTCTCGGGCAAGAAGCTGACCCTGCGCTCCTCGTCCCGGGATGAAGCCGAGGACTGGCTGGACCGTGTGCGCGAGGCGCTGCAGAAGTGCCGGCGGCCCCAGCAGGAGGAGGAGTGGGTGACCATCCAGTACCCAGACCAGCCCGAGGACCCTCCAGAGGCCCCCCAGGGTGGCCGCCCCTCCCACTCAGACCTGCTCTCGGAGCCTGAAACCCGGCAGGGCCCGCAGTTTGACTGGTCTTCTTCCCAGGTTCCCGAGCCCGATGCTATTAAAGAATCCCTTCTGTACCTGTACACAGACCGGACCTGGATGCCCTATATCTTCTCCCTGTCCTTGGAGTCTCTGAAGTGCTTCCGCGTGAGAAACAATGAGAAGATGTTAAGTGACAGCCATGGAGTCGAGACCATCCGAGATATCCTGCCGGACACGAGCCTTGGGGGCCCATCCTTCTTCAAAATCATCACGGCCAAGGCCATCCTGAAGCTGCAGGCCGGGAACGCTGAGGAGGCCGCCCTGTGGAGGGACCTGGTGCGCAAGGTCCTGACGTCCTACCTAGAGACGGCTGAGGAGGCAGTGACACTCGGTGGGAGTCTGGATGAAAACTGTCAGGAGGTGCTGAAGTTCGCCACGCGGGAGAACGGCTTCCTGCTGCAGTACCTGGTGGCCATCCCCACGGAGAAAGGCCTCGACTCCCAGGGCTGCTTCTGTGCAG GCTGCTCCCGGCAGATCGGCTTCTCGTTTGTACGGCCCAAGCTCTGTGCCTTCTCTGGCCTCTATTACTGTGACATCTGCCATCAAGACGATGCCTCAGTGATCCCGGCCAGGATCATCCACAACTGGGACCTCACCAAGCGCCCG GTCTGCAGGCAGGCCCTGAAGTTCCTGACGCAGATCCGGGCCCAGCCCCTCATCAACCTGCAGCTGGTGAACGCGTCTCTGTACGAGCACGTGGAGCCGATGCACCTCATCGGTAGGAGCCGGGAGCAGCTGAAGCTCCTGGGGGATTACCTGGGCCTGTGCCGAAGCGGAGCCCTGAAGGAGTTGAGCAAGAG GCTCAACCACAGGAATTATCTCTTGGAGTCTCCTCACAAGTACAGTGTCGCGGACCTCCAGCAG ATCGCGGACGGGGTGTATGAAGGATTCCTCAAGTCCCTCATCGAATTTGCCTCCCAGCACGTCTACCACTGCGACCTGTGCACCCAGCGCGGCTTTATCTGCCAGATCTGCCACCACCATGACATCATCTTCCCCTTTGAGTTTGACACCACAGTCAG GTGTGGCGAATGCAAGACCGTCTTCCACCAGAGCTGTCAGGCCGTGATGAAGAAGGGCTGCCCCCGCTGTGCCCGCCGGCGCAAGTACCAGGAACAGAGCACTCTCGCCTAA